Sequence from the Tenrec ecaudatus isolate mTenEca1 chromosome 6, mTenEca1.hap1, whole genome shotgun sequence genome:
CTCATCTTCCACACCAGTCGGTGAGGGTCCCTTAGGGTGTACTGTTTGACCCTCTGCTGACTTGCAGTCCCCCAAGGGGACACAGATGCCAGTGCAGAGCAGCCCGAGACCTGTTTGTTTGCTCTCTAGGCCTTTGTAGCTTGTTGCCGTCAGAAGCAGATTTCAGGGTGTGGAGGAAGCTGCCCTGAAAGTGTCGAGAGTTCACAGGGTGTGGGTGTGTCGGGCTCCCTCTACCTGGGCAAGGCCTTGTTTATTTCCTGGCACTCATCCAGGGTGGACCACACATGGAGAGGTCAATGGCAGCTGATGACCCTAAGCCAGAAGCCATCCCCCATCTACCCAGACTCCAGAGTTTACTTTCTGGGGACCAAGACAAGCAAACGTTGTGAAGTTAGGCACATTTCCCAGGGGACAAGGGATCTGCTGGGGATGCCGGTTTATCCCTGGCATATTTATTTCTTAATGAGTAAGAAATtcaggaggacctgatgccaggggcttaagtggagagcaaatgttttgagaataatgagggccatgagtgtacaaatgtgctttacacaattgatgtatgaatggatggtgatatgagttgtataagccctaataaaatgattttaaagaaaaaagaaagggcaaaaggaaatgaaaaacagGGAGGACAAGGGAGGAGTGTTGTCACCGTGTGGAGACCGAAATCAgtgtctcaggaaacatgatgtgTATGAACTGTTGGATGAAACACCAATTTATTCTATAAATTTCCACCGAAACCACAATAAAAATTattcaaaaaaagaaatgttcaaaaaAAAAGGAATTCAAAAAGTTGGAGAGGTCTGAAGGGCTGtctcaactacgtggacagctggccctccctcccagaagaatttgtttcagaggacagcactgtatCTGcaactccgggagagggacatgtctgatcagaacacacgggagcaaatgaagggggaggaagagagagtggagcacatcctggcccaccaagccttgatgaagagattcccactcagagcagccagttcatGGAGGGGACCATGTGgccggctccactatgagacacgacatcccttactgacccatggccctacaggggatggcactggagacactgtggtaattgtgcccgatctgatcccaccacactgaggtaaaacactaagggcgtggaacagaacagcaaggggaacaaagcaatgaagtccctagggaataccaaaaatagactttggggccagggcttagcgccccatcagacttaactggaaaagactcctaaaggccaacaaacagttcttgaagtaactacaagcttttcttgtgtttttttgtcattggcttgttgttttgttttattttgttgcttggttttgctctgtcttgtttttgtgcatgttattatctctgcaggtctgtctaaataagacaggctggatgaacaatctggagaagaaaaaggaCTGACaggtccggggggacatgggagagggggaggtgtggggaaaggaagtggtattaacaaacccagggcaagggaacaacaagggatccaaattggtggtgaggagggtgtaggaggcctgttacggtgtgaccaagggtaatgtaactgagaggaattactgaaaccctaatgaaggctgaacatgataatgggacaagaagacagtaaaaggaaatagaggaaagagctaggaagtaaagggcatttatagaagtcagaatacaggcatgtacgtatgtacatatatttatatatgaggatgtggaaatagatctatgtgaatatatgtatacatttaatattaagatagcagatgtacattgggtctccactcaagtattccttcaattcaagaacactttgttctattaaactggcattccatgatcctcaccttcccaacacaatcgctgaagacaaagtgggtgcataagtaaatgtgaagaaagctgatcgtgccaggctatcaaaagatacagcgtctggggtcttaaaggcttgaaggtaaactcgaagcggccatctagctcagaagcaacaaagcccacgtgtcactgtgcgatcacggggtgttgaagggatgaggtatcaggcatcatcagaacaaaaaaaaaatcctatcattgcgaATAAGGGGAAGTGTggcgtagagacccaaagcccatttgtaggcaattggacatccccttacggaagggtcggggggaggagatgagccagtcagggtgcagtgtcacaacgatgaaacatacaactttcctctagttcttaaatgcttcctccacccaaccactatcatgatcccaatttatcctataaatctggctagaccagagaatgtacactggtacagataggaactggaaacacagggaatccagggcagacgatcccttcaggaccagtggtgagagtgacaataccaggagggtggagcgaaggtggggtagaaagggggaaccgattacaaggatctatatataacctcctccctgggggacagacagcagaaaagtgggtgaggggagatgttgaacggtgcaagatatgacaaaataataatttaaaaattatcaaggtttgaggacctgatgcaaggggcttaagtggagagcaaatgccttgagaatgattggggcagggaatgtatggatgtgctttatacaattgatgtatgtatatgtatggatggtgataagagttgtatgagtccctaataaaatgtaaaaaaagaaaagaggagaaaaaaatgattagggcaaagactatacagatgtgctttattacaattgatgtatgtatatgtatgaactgtgataagaattgtatgagcccctaataaattgttaaaattaaaaaaaataataataaataaataaaaagaaaagaaaaaaaattatcaagggtttatgagggaggggtaagcagggaaggaggggaaaaatgaggagccgatgccaggggtttaaatgtagagaaatatttttgagaatgatgagggcaatgaatgtacaaatatgctttacacaattgatgtatatatggatggtaataagagttgtatgagcccctaataaaatgattaaaaaagaaacaaaatcaacatgcatcaaggaaaaaaaacaaaatcaagatttCTTCAACATATCATCTATAATGTCCAATATACCATAAAAATTactaaatgtctaaaaaataaaaaaggaattcAGAAGGCATAGCAGTATAAAAAGGTATACAATGTGACATCTATCCTTGCCTCTGCACACTCAGTCCTCCCATGAGGACCTGTCTGTCCACTGGATATACTTCCAGTGTATATATCGGCATCTGTAAGCAAATACAGTAGTCGGGGAAAGGCCTTGGGGATAGAAAGGAattcacatggtagaattttgcaagaccagcgaCTTCATCAcaattccctctttccaagcACACGATCAGTGACGACACGcatgggcttctccagatggcatacacagaaatcaagtggaCTGCATCTCTGGGAAGAGGTGGTGGGGAAGCTTAATGTCAGCAGTTACAACGAAGCCAGAGGCTAACTGGGAATTAGATCATCAATTAGTCTTgtataagttcagattgaagctgaagaaatgaaaacaagtccatgagagccaaaataatgACCTTGAGCCCATCCCGTCTGACTTTTGAGAGCGTCTCAAGCACTGATGTGACGCATGCAACAGTAATAACAGCCCTGCAGGGCACCAAGAACCCACCTCAGACTTGGGAACAAAAGGGCgctaaaaaacaacagcaaaaacaggaaagagagaaagaaagacgcGATCAAAGTagaagtcagaagagactgaaacatgctcctaattgtagagtagctaaagcaagagGAAGAAATAGATGAAATccaagctgaagagaaaattccaaagggcagcctgagaagacaaagtaagatTATAAGGaaacgtgcaaagacctagaatcagAAAACCGAATAGGAAGAACCTGCTCAGCACGGCTTAGTGGGAAGAACTTTAGAGAAAACTCAAGCCTCAGGTTGTGATACTGAGACTGTGGCAAAATACGGAGCAgtacagggggcttcaaaagaagCTGGAAAGGGCGCACAGGGCTGTGCCAGAAAGGACTAGCAACAGGCCGCGTGTGGCCCAGACCCACGGTACTGAAGGAAGCCGTCCGGGCGACACGCGAGGCACCCGGCATTGTGGCTGCGTAGAATGCACAAATGGTGGAACAGTACCATTGAcatcatgcaagcaaaatttcccTGTGGAATATTccaaaaaatggttgcagcagcacgttgatgggaagctgccagaaattcaggctggattcataaGAGGTCAGAGAAAAAGGGACACGTCATTGGTGGTGCCCGATGGAGCCTGGCAGAAAATAGAGAaagtcagaaagatgtttacttgtattataTTGACCCCACAGAGGTCACGTGTGAATCCTGACAAACTGAAGGGCCTGGAGAAGAGAGATTTGAGACGCGAATGGCGTGCGTGTGGAACCTATACACGGATCAGGAGGCGATTGTGCGAAGGAACGAGAAAGCCGCTGCAGAGTGCAAAATCAGGACCAGTGTGTCACAGTTGTGtcctcaccatgctggacacatgatcagagaagctgggttatacaaAGAAGAATGGAATTAGGACAGAAGGCGGACTTAGAACCTTCGATAATACACAcggttttcaaatcattttattaggacatactCCAGACATATTCAGTAGTTTAGCCATAacaagcagtgctgtacaatcactaccaccatCATTTAAGAAACCTTTTCTTCCTCCTCGGATTCCTTGATGTTGGCTCCGCGCTGTACCCTCCCAGGAGTCCCTATTTCTGGTTACTGTCCCTGTGGACTCACCCAAGCTGGGTTTCATATGCCGAAAAGCATAGGTGCGTCACAGTCAAGCATGCCATCCAGAATAACAAAATGCAGCTGAGATAGGCTCGATCTGTAAACATGAAACCCAGGAAATATTAAATACCAGATCAAGCTCAAAGTATATCCAcaggaagatcaaatgacaagatttCAACCCCTCAAATCAGGTTTGTCATTTTAATCTACTCTAATTGTCTCTCCAAGACTCTCTTCTCTGCCTGCTAACTAGGCTGCTTCCGTCTTTCCATTGTGGCTAGAGGGAAGTCGTCGGAGACACAATCTCTGTagaccctgcaagtggattttgggctcccactgtcaccatGCCTTTTGCAAACAAGAAtttcacaattgaagctctgataccattcccgccTTTGGATTTGGATGATATTTTCTCCACTCCTTGAATCAcaggtgttggtgtgcttcttccacgtggacttagttggcacctcactcagatggctgcttgtttctaagcagcctttaagacctcagtcactGTTCTCTCCGAtaaccagacactattccaatttcttcaccacactttgctatcgcACCGACacctccatgtttctgttgtgagACGTTTTATAATCCAGGGGAGGGATGAtagcttggtggcagtggggaTGGAGAAAAGGACTGGTTTAGGCAGTTCTGGAGGTAGGGCCTCTTCGACGAGGAAAAGAATCAGTGCGCCTTTGAATGAAAaatgacctttgacagttggaTTGGGGAGAGTGAGCAGACTTCTTGCCTAGGTATCAGCCTGAGCACTTGAGGACCAAATGGCTTGAGCTTTGGGGGCATAGTAGGCATGCGAGGCCTTCCTTCATCAGCCTCTGCTGAGTGCCCGAGGCCTCCCTCGTGCTAGGTGCCAGCTGCGGCCACAGGACAAGGCAGCCCTCTTGAGACGTTACCTGAGTGACCAGAGAACCTGCGCCCTGTGGTATTCTGAGAAGAGCCCTGCCCTGTTTTAGAGGTTactcagggcagcctcccagagGATTCTTCACCTTGCCAAGGGAGTCCCGAGCTGCTAAAAGgttgtggggttttgtttgtttgttctcatTTTATATTGAACTTTGGGaccctggtagtgtaatggtttTGCATTGGACCGTGATCtcctggtcggcagttcaaaaccactagctgctctggggggaaaagactgggctttctactcccgtaaaaagttaTAGTATCCCTTGCTCCCACATGggcatcgctgtgagtcagcatcaacttgacagcGGTGAGTTTTTATATCGAACTTTAGCCAGCAAATCTCcgttcctctcctctctccccctgccGTCACTGTAGTAACTTCCCTGACTGACCCAAGCCCTTCTCTGGACTCGCGGTGTCGGGAGAGCAGTGTCGTTGGCATTTGATAATGGACTGGCGACTTTGCCATCCGGGCTTTTGTCTACAACGTTGTTGATCGCTCTTATTGTCGAAGGATGTTCTGCTTGTTTGCCTGGTCTTGCAGCCCTTCTGTAATCTTGGTGGGACCCCACATGCCTTGCTCATAGTAGACCCGTACTCTGTGATGCTGCTCAGGGACCTGTAGTTCTGGAAGCTGCTCAAAGGCTTGCCTGGAGATAAAGGTTCCTAACCCCGCTAATGCCCTTGTGCCCCTCCCGCCTGTCGTCCCTTTAGGCCCCTCACTGTGAACATGCTTTCTGCAATGCCTGCATCACGCAGTGGTTCTCCCAGCAGCAGACGTGCCCGGTGGACCGCAGTGTGGTGACGGTCGCCCACCTGCGCCCCGTGCCCCGGATCATGCGGAACATGCTGTCAAAGCTGCAGATTGCCTGCGACAACGCTGTGTTTGGCTGCGGTGCCGTTGTCCGGCTTGACAACCTCATGTCTCACCTCAGTGACTGTGAGCACAACCCGAAGAGGCCTGTGACCTGTGAGCAGGGCTGTGGGTGAGTCTCCTCGCCTGGCACACATGGGCCCCCATGTGGCCCTCGGCCTCTGGAGCCTGCCCGCTGGTGCCTGGAGCAGGAGTGCCCCGGCCTCCCGGCTCCTTGCCCTGATGAGTTCTAGTCATCATCTTTTCCAGCTAAGATTTATTAAACTCTTGCTTTGcttaaaaaaggaggaaaaaatcaAGGGCAGAGTGGGAGAAGCTGAATCAAGAATTGGTGAAGGGCAAACTCTTGGTGGGgttgatcagtagttcaaactgtTGAACACAAAATCGATGACTAGAAATGCAAAGCACCACCTCCCTGACTAGCAAAGTAAAGACTGTTTTAAAGACGGGGGCCCTGCACGCCCTCCCCCCAGTGTGTGGCAATACTGAACTGAAGGTGGCTTCTCTGCCCCTCTCTTACTGTCAGGTGGCTGAGCGGGCAGCCTTGTCTCTCCATGCCCCACCCCGTGGGGTGTGAGTTACTTGATTAAATAAATGTTCTCGCTGGGGCCGTGAATCTCGGGCTTCCCGGAAGGGCTGAGTACCAGGCAGGGCCTCTAGGGCAGCCCTTCACAGCCTGTGGTctgcacccctttgggggtcgaacgaccctttcacaggggtcacccagttcataacagtagcacaatgacagtgatgaagtagcgatgaaaaaaatgttatggttgcggctcaccaccacacgaggaactgtcttAAGGGTCACGACGTTAgggaggttgagagccgctgctgtaGGGGCACAGAGAGCCGGGGAGTAAGGAGGTAGGACAGTGTGCCTTGGGGAGTCCAGAAAAAGTTGGTAGCAAAAAGGTGAGGAGGCGCctagaagagaaagaaggaaggaaggggcagGAGGGAAGTGCATCCTCAAGGTCAGACATTTGAGGGCGGAGAGGAGGCGCCCCTCAGCAGTTCTGTGTCAGAATCGGCCTTTGACCCCGTgacctccttccccccccccccccccccccccccgaccacagCCTGGAGATGCCCAAAGACGAGCTGCCAAACCACAACTGCATCAGGCACCTGCGCTCCGTGGTGCAGCAGCAGCAGACGCGCATCGCAGAGCTCGAGAAGACGTCTGCTGAACACAAGCACCAGCTGGCAGAGCAGGTAGGGCCCCGCGGGCGCGGTCCAAATAGGCGATGACTGTCCACCGTGAGTGCAGACCTCTGCTGGTGTGTGGGTGGGATTCTGCGTGTGTGGGGGCCCTGTGCCTGTGACTTAGGTGGGAGGCAGCGTGGAACTCTGCCCGTCTTCACccaggagtcctgctggtgtagGGCTCAGCAAGGGGCTGCGGTCCGAGTGGTCGGCAGCTGGAACCCAGCAGCAGCCCTGAGCGCGGGGGAAGGGCTGGGCTTCCTGCCCGCAAACTGACCGTGCAGGAACCCACcggggagtcactgtgagtcaccattgactccgtggcagtgagtttggtttgccttTGGCCCTCATCCCCCTCAGTCTCCACACAGCTCTCCAGCACCTTCCCTCTGGAGCCACTTTGCTAAGCAGTGAGGACCCAGCCGTGGCCCCTCCACTCGAAGGTCACAGTCCGGTCACTCCCCAGATCGCTCTCAGTGAGCTTTGCCTCCCTCTGCTGTCCGCCTGACCCTCCTCCTGTTTCTCGTCCCTCCGACAGAAGCGAGACATCCAGCTGCTCAAGGCCTACATGCGGGCAGTGCGCAGCGTCAGCCCCAACCTGCAGAACCTGGAGGAGACCATTGAGTACAACGAGATTCTAGAGTGAGTGTCAGTCGGGACGTGGAGTCTCTCGCTCCGCGTCCTGGCAGAGGCCGGAGAGGAAGAGcaagggaggggcaggagggcagTCAGCGCAGGGCCGGGCCGCCACTCCTCAGCTGGTGGGCTCACAGACAGGGCCAGAGAGGAGGGCACCCCTCAGCCCCAGTACAGGATCTCTTATTCATATGGGTGGGTGGAAGGGAAAGCCGACCTAAGGGTGCAGTTTATCCAGAATTAGGTGACACGCACCATGTCCACAGCCCCGTGTCAAAGGCAAAAAAGAACTAGAAGGTCTTATCCCTGTCTTCAGGCAGCTTACAGTCCAGAGAAGAAGAGACAGTGCAAAATCCAGCAAAAGCAAGTGAAGTGTAAGATCCCTTCCAGTTGTGCAGCCCCAGACAGCTCACGGAGTAAAGTGTAAGTGAGTCGGCAGAGAGGACAAATAGTGCTGAGTGTGGGTAACTGCCTCGTTTAGTAAACACTGGTGAGCACTTACTGTGTGTCGGGTGCCAGGCTGCCAAGTCTTGGAATTCCCGGGGAGATAGGGGGCTCCAACTCCTGGAACATTGTTTGATGAGTCTTGGTTGGTGTCCTTGATGGGAACAACTAGGGAGAGATTGGGAGTTGCCGAGTCAAAGCCAGAAGAAGGAAGAATAGGGGCAAGCTGAGCTCAGAGTGGGTGGTCACACCCGTGAGAAGTGCCAGTGCAGAGAAAAGGGATGGACGGGCATGACCCCTCCTGCCCCCTCCACACAGGTGGGTGAACTCCCTGCAGCCAGCAAGAGTGACTCGCTGGGGAGGCATGATCTCCACCCCGGACGCTGTGCTCCAGGCTGTCATCAAGCGCTCCCTGGTGGAGAGCGGCTGTCCTGCCTCGATTGTCAACGAGCTGATCGAAAATGCCCACGAGCGGAGCTGGCCCCAGGGTCTGGCCACACTAGAGACAAGACAGATGAACCGGCGCTACTACGAGAACTACGTGGCCAAGCGCATCCCTGGCAAGCAGGCTGTGGTGGTGATGGCTTGCGAGAACCAGCATATGGGCGACGACATGGTGCAGGAGCCGGGGCTGGTCATGATCTTTGCGCATGGCGTGGAGGAGATATAGGATTGGTGACGCTCTGTCCGGACAGAATGGAACCCGAAAACCACATCATTCCACCAGCTGGGGCTCTGTGCCCACTGCACCCCCACTTCAAATTCCACGGCCCATGAGCTCACATCTCCCCCTCCTCCAGCCCTCAAGGGCCCCAGGGCACCTAGCTCCGCCTTTCAGATGGGAAGTGACAGTGCCGCTGCACCATCCTCCCTCCCCTAAGATGGCTATACTAGCTCAGTGCGGTGAGGAGGGTCCCCGCCCTGTCCGCTATCCTGCCTGGGTCTGCTGCCAGGTGTTTTCAGAAAGCACAGAGAGCTCTCTCCCCTAGAGGAGGCCTGCGGATTGTAGCAGCAGTCGGGCACGCTGAGGAGTGGGCGAGCCGAGCAAATGGTCAGGCTAGGCCAGCCCCGAGAGTGAGTGAGGCCCGCACGCGCTCCAggaagggaagatggaccccgtgCCCGCCCACCACAGAGGCGTGTGCAGGCTGCAACGTAGAACTCTTCCAGAGGAGCACTGCACGCTCATTCCTCGTTTCGGGCCGGTGGGGGTACCCTTGGGCTTGCCGACGCCACCAGGCGCTGCTCCCTGGCCTTGGAGCGTAGGCACTGCCTGTGGCGGCATGGCCAGTGATAGCCCGTCGTCCCGCCAGCCTGCAACCGACTGTAGGGAGGTAGTTTGAGAAGTTCCCTTGGCCATTGTCGTTTGTATTTCAACatacccctaaacacacacacacacacacacaattttgtaaaaaagaaaaaaaaaaaggcctggttgCAGCCCCATTTTTCAGCCCCAGCCACATCATtggcaattttatttatttactttttttttttaaagaaaggaaaaaaaaaaactcaaaagtAAAGCTTTCATTCCGCTGTGGCTGTTGTGGGGGTTCTGgatgggggcagggctgggggtcTGTTTGATACGTTCTCTTTTCACTTGATGGTCAGCGGTCAAGGGTGTCCTCCCCGAGCGATCGCTGGCAGCCCCAGCCGAGGGGAGAA
This genomic interval carries:
- the RNF41 gene encoding E3 ubiquitin-protein ligase NRDP1 isoform X1 → MGYDVTRFQGDVDEDLICPICSGVLEEPVQAPHCEHAFCNACITQWFSQQQTCPVDRSVVTVAHLRPVPRIMRNMLSKLQIACDNAVFGCGAVVRLDNLMSHLSDCEHNPKRPVTCEQGCGLEMPKDELPNHNCIRHLRSVVQQQQTRIAELEKTSAEHKHQLAEQKRDIQLLKAYMRAVRSVSPNLQNLEETIEYNEILEWVNSLQPARVTRWGGMISTPDAVLQAVIKRSLVESGCPASIVNELIENAHERSWPQGLATLETRQMNRRYYENYVAKRIPGKQAVVVMACENQHMGDDMVQEPGLVMIFAHGVEEI
- the RNF41 gene encoding E3 ubiquitin-protein ligase NRDP1 isoform X2, encoding MRNMLSKLQIACDNAVFGCGAVVRLDNLMSHLSDCEHNPKRPVTCEQGCGLEMPKDELPNHNCIRHLRSVVQQQQTRIAELEKTSAEHKHQLAEQKRDIQLLKAYMRAVRSVSPNLQNLEETIEYNEILEWVNSLQPARVTRWGGMISTPDAVLQAVIKRSLVESGCPASIVNELIENAHERSWPQGLATLETRQMNRRYYENYVAKRIPGKQAVVVMACENQHMGDDMVQEPGLVMIFAHGVEEI